A genomic segment from Bacillus cereus G9842 encodes:
- the ilvA gene encoding threonine ammonia-lyase IlvA, whose translation MVQKVKERVKIEDILMAHNCMKDIVIKTPLQRDTVLSEKYDCDVYVKREDLQLIRSFKIRGAYNLIQSLSKEQLQNGVVCASAGNHAQGVAYTCNLLKIASKIFMPTTTPKQKVSQVQFFGGDFAEIVLVGDTFDSSFQEAQRYCEENRMTFVHPFDDPYVVAGQGTVAVEIMHDMEKSVDYIFTAIGGGGLASGVGTYVKGVSPATKVIGVEPMGAASMKEAFLQNENVALEKIDSFVDGAAVKKVGKLTFETCKDVIDDIVLVPEGKVCTTILELYKKNAIVAEPAGALSIAALDLYRDEIKGKTVVCTLSGGNNDIDRMQEMKERSLIYEGLKHYFIIEFPQRSGALREFLDKGLGPEDDITRFEYIKKHNKENGPALVGVELKHKEDYEQLITRFKENNIQFMELNKNPILFDLLI comes from the coding sequence ATGGTGCAGAAGGTAAAGGAGAGAGTGAAAATTGAAGATATCTTAATGGCTCATAATTGCATGAAAGATATCGTTATTAAAACACCGTTACAACGTGATACAGTTTTATCTGAGAAATATGATTGTGACGTTTATGTAAAACGAGAAGACTTACAATTGATTCGCTCTTTCAAAATTCGTGGTGCGTACAATTTAATTCAAAGTTTATCAAAAGAACAATTACAAAACGGTGTTGTATGCGCGAGCGCTGGTAATCATGCGCAAGGAGTTGCTTATACGTGTAATTTATTGAAGATTGCGTCAAAAATCTTCATGCCGACGACAACACCTAAACAAAAAGTATCACAAGTACAATTTTTCGGTGGTGATTTTGCGGAAATCGTATTAGTTGGTGATACATTTGATAGCTCTTTCCAAGAAGCGCAGCGCTATTGTGAAGAAAATAGAATGACGTTCGTTCATCCGTTTGATGATCCGTATGTAGTTGCTGGTCAAGGGACAGTTGCAGTTGAAATTATGCATGATATGGAGAAATCGGTTGACTATATCTTTACGGCAATCGGCGGTGGTGGGTTAGCATCAGGTGTTGGTACATATGTGAAAGGTGTTAGTCCTGCTACAAAGGTTATTGGTGTAGAGCCGATGGGAGCTGCATCTATGAAAGAGGCTTTTCTTCAAAATGAAAATGTCGCATTAGAGAAAATAGATAGTTTTGTTGATGGGGCAGCTGTTAAAAAAGTAGGAAAGTTAACATTTGAAACTTGTAAAGATGTAATTGATGACATTGTTTTAGTACCAGAGGGAAAAGTTTGTACGACGATTTTAGAACTGTATAAGAAAAATGCAATTGTAGCTGAACCGGCTGGTGCACTATCTATTGCAGCGCTTGATTTATATAGAGATGAAATAAAGGGTAAAACAGTTGTATGCACGCTAAGTGGTGGAAATAACGATATTGATAGAATGCAAGAAATGAAAGAACGTTCGCTCATTTACGAAGGATTAAAACATTACTTCATTATTGAATTCCCGCAACGTTCAGGTGCGCTAAGAGAATTTCTTGATAAAGGATTAGGACCAGAAGATGATATTACGCGCTTTGAATACATTAAGAAACATAATAAAGAAAATGGTCCAGCGTTAGTCGGCGTAGAGTTGAAACATAAAGAAGATTATGAGCAATTAATTACTCGCTTTAAAGAAAATAATATTCAATTTATGGAGCTTAATAAAAATCCCATCTTGTTTGATTTACTTATTTAA
- a CDS encoding DUF554 domain-containing protein, with protein sequence MVILGAVVNGICIIFGTLLGKLFSRIPESMKGTIMHAIGLAVTVLGLQMALKSENFLVVILSLVIGTVIGEWLQLERKLKHLGDWLENKVGSKGKGSISEGFVTATLIFAIGAMGILGALDSGIRGNHDILFTKAIIDGFISIILTTTLGIGVVFSAIPVILYEGGIAVFATQINSLVPKELMNQFIVEMTATGGIMIAAIGLNLLGVIKIKVANLLPGILVVGIIVSLIYGYGLLVK encoded by the coding sequence ATGGTTATATTAGGAGCAGTTGTAAATGGGATTTGTATTATATTTGGTACTTTACTAGGTAAATTATTTAGTAGGATTCCAGAAAGTATGAAGGGAACAATTATGCATGCAATCGGTTTAGCGGTTACTGTACTTGGGCTTCAAATGGCATTGAAAAGTGAAAATTTTCTTGTTGTCATACTAAGTTTAGTGATTGGTACCGTCATCGGGGAATGGCTACAATTAGAGAGAAAGTTAAAACATTTAGGGGATTGGCTAGAAAATAAAGTTGGATCAAAAGGGAAAGGGAGCATATCAGAAGGCTTTGTAACTGCTACTTTAATTTTTGCAATAGGTGCGATGGGCATACTTGGTGCACTCGACAGCGGGATTCGTGGCAATCATGATATTTTATTTACAAAGGCGATTATCGATGGATTTATTTCTATTATATTAACGACAACTTTAGGAATTGGTGTAGTATTTTCGGCGATTCCAGTTATTTTATACGAAGGAGGGATTGCGGTTTTTGCAACACAAATTAATAGTTTGGTCCCGAAAGAATTAATGAATCAATTTATAGTGGAAATGACAGCTACAGGTGGTATTATGATAGCCGCTATTGGATTGAACTTACTTGGTGTTATTAAAATTAAGGTGGCAAATTTATTGCCAGGTATATTGGTAGTTGGAATAATCGTTTCACTTATTTATGGTTACGGTTTACTAGTAAAGTAA
- a CDS encoding bifunctional S-methyl-5'-thioadenosine deaminase/S-adenosylhomocysteine deaminase, whose protein sequence is MKGEILLKTTYVNATIVTMNEQNEVIENGYIIVENDQIIDVKSGEFANDFEVDEVIDMKGKWVLPGLVNTHTHVVMSLLRGIGDDMLLQPWLETRIWPLESQFTPELAVASTELGLLEMVKSGTTSFSDMFNPIGVDQDAIMETVSRSGMRAAVSRTLFSFGTKDDEKKAIEEAEKYVKRYYKESGMLTTMVAPHSPYTCSTELLEECARIAVENQTMVHIHLSETEREVRDIEAQYGKRPVEYAASCGLFKRPTVIAHGVVLNENERAFLAEHDVRVAHNPNSNLKLGSGIANVKAMLEAGMKVGIATDSVASNNNLDMFEEMRIATLLQKGIHQDATALPVETALTLATKGAAEVIGMKQTGSLEVGKCADFITIDPSNKPHLQPADEVLSHLVYAASGKDISDVIINGKRVVWNGECKTLDEERIIFEASRYKRGLQR, encoded by the coding sequence TTGAAAGGGGAAATACTTTTGAAAACAACTTATGTAAACGCTACAATTGTAACGATGAATGAACAAAACGAAGTGATAGAAAATGGATATATCATTGTAGAAAATGATCAAATTATAGATGTAAAGAGCGGAGAATTTGCAAATGATTTTGAAGTAGATGAAGTAATTGACATGAAAGGAAAGTGGGTTTTACCAGGGCTTGTAAATACACATACACACGTTGTAATGAGTCTCCTAAGAGGTATTGGAGATGATATGTTATTACAGCCATGGCTTGAGACGAGAATTTGGCCACTGGAAAGTCAGTTTACTCCAGAGCTTGCGGTTGCTAGTACGGAATTAGGATTACTTGAAATGGTGAAAAGTGGTACAACATCATTCTCTGACATGTTTAATCCAATTGGAGTAGATCAAGATGCAATTATGGAAACGGTATCAAGGAGCGGGATGCGAGCTGCTGTTTCAAGGACTTTATTTAGCTTCGGAACGAAAGACGATGAAAAGAAAGCGATTGAAGAAGCTGAGAAATATGTGAAGCGTTATTATAAAGAAAGTGGCATGTTAACTACGATGGTTGCACCACATAGTCCATATACATGTAGTACAGAACTGTTAGAAGAGTGCGCTCGTATTGCAGTAGAAAATCAAACAATGGTTCATATCCACCTTTCTGAAACAGAGCGTGAAGTACGTGATATTGAAGCACAGTACGGAAAACGTCCAGTAGAATATGCAGCGAGCTGCGGGTTGTTTAAACGCCCAACAGTTATTGCACACGGTGTAGTATTAAATGAAAATGAACGTGCATTTTTAGCAGAACATGACGTTCGAGTAGCACATAATCCGAATAGTAATTTAAAACTAGGATCTGGTATAGCGAATGTAAAAGCGATGCTAGAAGCAGGAATGAAAGTAGGAATTGCAACAGATAGTGTGGCATCAAACAACAATTTAGATATGTTTGAAGAAATGCGTATAGCGACTTTACTACAAAAAGGTATTCACCAAGATGCAACAGCTTTACCGGTTGAAACTGCTCTTACACTTGCGACTAAAGGAGCTGCTGAAGTAATCGGGATGAAACAAACAGGATCACTTGAGGTTGGAAAGTGTGCTGATTTTATTACGATTGACCCATCTAATAAGCCGCATTTACAACCAGCAGATGAAGTGTTATCGCACCTGGTATATGCAGCTAGTGGAAAAGATATAAGCGATGTAATTATTAACGGAAAGCGTGTCGTTTGGAATGGCGAATGTAAAACGTTAGATGAAGAGCGTATTATATTTGAAGCGAGTCGTTATAAACGAGGTTTACAAAGATAG
- a CDS encoding LytTR family DNA-binding domain-containing protein: MEDRTLGLLLDVVGELFSDEISIAVSNTKEYIYYRPSKRIDLKISVGDPIKEGTIAHKAMVMNQKTSEFINRDVFGIPYHGMAVPFSNNGKLEGCVTAIYPALTDGKSVVTLKTTDGWIPVPFSKVMYLEAKDKKTYVNSEELSGTHKYSLQEFEYLLPKDSFIRCHRSFIVNVNHIKAIYPDTHSTFVLSMDNGERVPVSQSYASYFRKLLGF, translated from the coding sequence ATGGAAGATAGAACGTTAGGTTTATTACTAGATGTTGTTGGGGAATTATTTTCAGATGAAATTTCAATTGCTGTTTCAAATACGAAAGAATATATTTACTATCGGCCAAGTAAACGAATTGATTTAAAGATTAGTGTCGGGGATCCTATAAAGGAAGGAACGATTGCTCATAAAGCGATGGTGATGAACCAAAAAACCTCTGAGTTTATTAATCGGGATGTTTTTGGTATTCCTTATCATGGAATGGCTGTACCATTTTCAAACAATGGAAAGCTTGAAGGGTGCGTAACGGCAATTTATCCAGCTTTAACGGATGGAAAGTCAGTTGTTACTTTAAAAACAACAGACGGCTGGATTCCGGTTCCTTTTTCAAAGGTTATGTATTTAGAGGCTAAAGATAAAAAGACGTATGTGAATTCAGAAGAGTTATCAGGAACACATAAATACTCTCTGCAAGAATTCGAATACTTGCTTCCGAAAGATTCATTTATTAGATGTCATCGTTCGTTTATTGTAAATGTTAATCATATTAAAGCGATTTATCCTGATACCCATTCTACTTTTGTACTTTCAATGGATAATGGTGAGAGAGTACCAGTTAGTCAATCGTACGCTAGTTATTTCCGTAAGCTTCTAGGATTCTAA
- a CDS encoding GNAT family N-acetyltransferase — MEEYKFTKRVHNILKIAAEEAESNIIQPAHLFIGMCKEGTGVCSELYMYLFRKVGIEFSEKLSIRKQYDSPYQEYEKIGQYKVSYKVLEILQIAKKRMERFQQVIMNEGHVIYALFHVDTFIGNVQIKKDILRIIAEPRDLAVDLKCFVPTYNHLICTVRKASPSDFEKLASFVKEEFGERWLHSIEYGFRTYKDNLPIYIAEQEEVIVGFACYDVVRGKKGLFGPMGTAKKNRVNGVGKQLLYRCLHSMKKEGYEYAIIGQAGPVEFYERCCNARLIPVESN, encoded by the coding sequence ATGGAGGAGTATAAATTTACAAAACGTGTTCATAACATATTGAAGATTGCAGCAGAAGAGGCAGAAAGTAATATCATTCAACCAGCTCATCTGTTTATCGGTATGTGTAAAGAAGGTACTGGAGTTTGTAGCGAGTTGTATATGTATTTGTTCCGTAAAGTGGGGATAGAGTTTTCAGAAAAACTTTCAATACGAAAACAATACGACTCACCGTATCAAGAGTATGAAAAAATAGGACAATATAAGGTATCTTATAAGGTGCTAGAAATTTTACAAATAGCGAAGAAACGTATGGAACGTTTCCAGCAAGTAATAATGAATGAAGGACATGTTATATATGCACTATTTCATGTAGATACGTTTATTGGAAATGTACAAATAAAAAAAGATATATTACGTATTATAGCTGAGCCAAGAGATTTAGCGGTCGATCTAAAATGTTTTGTTCCTACTTATAATCACTTAATTTGTACTGTTAGAAAGGCTAGCCCTTCTGATTTTGAAAAATTAGCAAGTTTTGTTAAAGAGGAATTTGGTGAACGTTGGTTACATTCAATAGAGTATGGATTTCGTACATATAAAGATAATTTACCTATTTATATAGCAGAACAAGAAGAAGTGATAGTAGGTTTCGCTTGTTATGATGTAGTGAGAGGAAAGAAGGGATTGTTTGGTCCAATGGGCACAGCGAAAAAAAATCGTGTGAATGGTGTAGGGAAGCAATTGTTATATCGTTGTTTACATAGTATGAAGAAAGAAGGATATGAATACGCAATTATTGGACAAGCAGGTCCGGTTGAGTTTTATGAGCGATGTTGTAATGCACGTTTAATACCGGTAGAGAGTAATTAA
- a CDS encoding multidrug efflux MFS transporter: MASWKRNLMICWLGCFTTAAGMSLVIPFLSFYIEELGVTGTSSIAQWSGLTFGVTFLMGAIVSPIWGKLGDIHGRKLMLIRASLGMAIIMTLMGFVTDVYQLVALRFLMGAVSGFLSTAMTFIAAETPKEHSGWAISTISTGGVSGSLLGPLLGGYLSELIGMRHVFLVTGAFLFLSFLIVFFFLHEENHSAQAKKVQPKKVWTMVPSKHLIISLFVTTFIIQLANMSIQPIITLYVKNLEGPGTAHIEMIAGAVMSATGLAIIMAAPKLGRLSDQIGPQKTLVVALFAAGIIFIPQAFVTSAWQLLILRFLLGIAQAGLLPSVQTLLKQHTPTHVTGRIFGYNQSFQFLGNMIGPVLGGQIAAHAGFQYVFFSTSSLLFIACIWVYFHNKNEEVSEKRHLEVS, translated from the coding sequence ATGGCCAGCTGGAAACGAAATTTGATGATTTGTTGGCTAGGTTGTTTTACCACTGCAGCCGGTATGAGTTTAGTAATTCCTTTTTTATCTTTTTATATTGAGGAATTAGGAGTAACTGGCACTTCAAGTATTGCACAGTGGTCGGGACTTACATTTGGTGTAACATTTTTAATGGGTGCGATCGTATCACCAATATGGGGAAAGCTTGGTGATATACATGGACGGAAATTGATGCTTATTCGTGCGAGCCTTGGTATGGCGATTATTATGACGCTTATGGGGTTTGTAACGGACGTGTATCAACTAGTCGCACTAAGATTTTTGATGGGAGCGGTATCTGGTTTCCTTTCAACGGCGATGACATTTATTGCAGCAGAAACTCCGAAAGAGCATTCAGGTTGGGCAATTTCCACAATTTCAACTGGGGGCGTGAGCGGTTCTTTACTTGGCCCTTTACTTGGAGGATATTTGTCTGAGTTAATTGGAATGCGCCATGTTTTTCTTGTTACAGGAGCTTTTTTATTCCTTTCTTTTCTCATCGTTTTTTTCTTCCTACATGAAGAGAATCACTCCGCTCAAGCAAAAAAAGTACAACCGAAAAAAGTATGGACGATGGTTCCATCAAAGCATTTAATTATTAGTTTATTTGTAACAACATTTATTATTCAACTTGCGAACATGTCAATTCAACCTATTATTACATTGTATGTAAAGAATTTAGAAGGCCCAGGAACAGCTCATATTGAAATGATTGCAGGTGCAGTCATGTCTGCGACAGGTTTAGCTATTATTATGGCAGCTCCTAAGCTAGGTAGATTATCAGATCAAATTGGTCCTCAAAAAACGTTAGTTGTAGCGTTGTTTGCTGCAGGAATTATTTTTATCCCGCAAGCATTTGTAACCTCAGCTTGGCAACTATTAATTCTTCGATTTTTATTAGGTATCGCACAAGCAGGATTATTACCTTCCGTACAAACTCTACTAAAACAACATACACCAACCCATGTAACGGGACGAATATTTGGATATAATCAATCGTTTCAGTTTTTAGGAAATATGATTGGACCAGTACTTGGTGGACAAATTGCAGCACATGCGGGCTTCCAATATGTTTTCTTCTCTACATCATCACTATTATTTATTGCGTGCATTTGGGTTTATTTTCATAATAAGAACGAAGAGGTATCAGAGAAACGACATTTGGAAGTTAGTTAA
- a CDS encoding alpha/beta hydrolase translates to MNVQESFVTALDGSEIYLRKWLPERDPRGIIQIAHGMTEHAGVYTDFIAALLKAGYGVYAHDHKGHGKTVKREEDYGHFKPNVGWNEAVSDVIFVSETIRKEQTCPLFLLGHSMGSFLSRRAVQLKGELYDGFLISGTGGNPGILGSIGHKVATIEMKLRGEKTKSPMLNFLSFGNFNSNFKPNRTKFDWLSSDNNQVDKYIADPLCGFICTTSFYRELFSGVLEVNKLEEYKKTPKNLPIHIFSGDRDPVGDMGKGVIEVYENYKKCGMKDVTLRLYENGRHEMFHEVNKDEVFKDLISWLDAHNG, encoded by the coding sequence ATGAACGTACAGGAAAGTTTCGTTACGGCATTGGATGGATCGGAAATTTATTTACGTAAGTGGCTACCAGAAAGAGATCCGCGAGGAATTATTCAAATTGCACATGGTATGACAGAACATGCAGGTGTTTATACAGACTTTATTGCTGCGTTATTAAAAGCAGGGTATGGTGTTTATGCACATGATCATAAAGGTCATGGGAAAACAGTGAAAAGAGAAGAAGATTATGGTCATTTTAAACCAAATGTAGGTTGGAATGAGGCTGTTTCTGATGTTATTTTTGTATCAGAAACGATAAGAAAAGAGCAGACATGCCCGTTATTTTTACTTGGACATAGTATGGGTTCTTTTTTATCAAGACGTGCTGTACAACTGAAAGGTGAATTATATGATGGATTCCTTATTTCAGGAACTGGTGGAAATCCAGGGATTTTAGGAAGTATCGGTCATAAAGTAGCGACAATTGAGATGAAATTACGCGGGGAAAAAACGAAAAGTCCAATGTTAAATTTTTTATCTTTCGGAAACTTCAATTCGAACTTTAAGCCAAATCGTACAAAATTTGATTGGTTATCTTCAGATAATAATCAAGTTGATAAATATATTGCGGATCCGTTATGTGGTTTCATTTGTACGACGAGTTTTTACCGAGAATTATTTTCTGGAGTATTAGAAGTAAATAAACTAGAAGAATACAAGAAGACGCCAAAAAATCTTCCAATACATATATTCTCTGGTGATCGTGATCCTGTTGGCGATATGGGGAAAGGTGTAATAGAAGTATATGAAAACTATAAAAAATGTGGTATGAAAGACGTGACACTACGTTTATATGAAAATGGTAGACATGAAATGTTTCATGAAGTAAATAAGGATGAAGTATTTAAAGATTTAATTTCGTGGTTAGATGCGCATAATGGATAA
- a CDS encoding DODA-type extradiol aromatic ring-opening family dioxygenase has protein sequence MMPSLFLAHGSPMLAIQDTDYTRFLKTLGATYKPKAIIIFTAHWESEALTISSSDNEYETIYDFGGFPPELYEIKYRAKGSSNIASMLETKFKNKGIPVHHNMTRGLDHGSWTLLHRMYPEANIPVVQISVNPFLPAKEQFKIGEALKGLGQEDILIIGSGVTVHNLRALKWNQTTPEQWAIEFDDWIIKHMQTTDKDALFNWENNAPHAQLAVPRAEHFVPLFIAMGSGENNGEVIHRSYEMGTLSYLCLQF, from the coding sequence ATGATGCCATCATTATTTTTAGCACACGGATCACCGATGCTTGCTATTCAAGATACAGACTATACAAGGTTTTTAAAAACACTTGGAGCAACATATAAACCGAAAGCGATTATTATTTTCACTGCTCATTGGGAAAGTGAAGCATTAACGATTTCTTCATCAGATAACGAATATGAAACAATTTATGATTTTGGAGGTTTTCCTCCTGAGTTATACGAAATCAAATATCGTGCGAAAGGTTCTTCTAACATTGCATCTATGTTAGAAACAAAATTTAAAAACAAAGGTATTCCAGTCCATCATAATATGACGAGAGGTTTAGATCATGGCTCATGGACTCTTCTGCACCGCATGTATCCAGAAGCAAATATTCCTGTCGTCCAAATTTCAGTCAATCCATTCCTTCCTGCAAAAGAGCAATTTAAGATTGGAGAAGCACTTAAAGGGCTTGGACAAGAAGATATTTTAATAATCGGTAGCGGTGTTACTGTTCATAACTTACGAGCTTTGAAATGGAATCAAACGACACCCGAACAATGGGCAATTGAATTTGATGATTGGATTATTAAACATATGCAGACTACTGATAAAGATGCATTATTTAATTGGGAGAACAATGCCCCTCATGCACAATTAGCAGTACCAAGAGCAGAGCATTTTGTTCCTTTATTTATCGCTATGGGAAGCGGTGAAAATAACGGTGAAGTCATTCACCGCAGTTATGAGATGGGTACATTAAGTTATCTTTGTCTTCAATTTTAA
- a CDS encoding CapA family protein, translating into MKTLLKRFLLIAFCITPIVLLINYSFTSKAKDKPDLQNKSSKTASTSEKKIEDPEITLTFSGDTMFDWQLRPVIEKNGADYPFQHVKEEITKADISFVNLESAFTTREKKAPGQLFWIKSDPSTLQAIKNTGYDIVNIGNNHTLDYGQDGLLDTISHVEKLKFPYIGAGKNAKDAYTAREMTVKGKKFKFLSFVRFMPDTNWVAGNNKPGVANGYDLNLVTKTIKEQKQDADYLIVYMHWGVEKSNRPVEYQKQYVPKMVEAGADAIVGSHPHWLQGFEYYNKVPIAYSLGNFLFPSYVSGKSAETGVLTLTFKGKDVQMSFNPYIIRNNQVSPVNEEEKKKALQYLQTISTDVEIDATGKIKNKRN; encoded by the coding sequence ATGAAAACTTTACTAAAACGATTTCTGTTAATAGCCTTTTGCATTACACCAATTGTTTTATTAATTAACTACTCTTTTACTTCAAAAGCGAAAGACAAACCCGATTTGCAAAACAAATCTAGTAAAACCGCTTCAACAAGTGAAAAGAAAATAGAAGACCCGGAAATTACACTCACTTTCTCTGGTGATACAATGTTCGATTGGCAATTACGTCCTGTAATCGAAAAAAATGGGGCTGATTATCCATTCCAACATGTAAAAGAAGAAATAACAAAAGCTGATATTTCTTTCGTTAATTTAGAGTCAGCATTTACAACGAGAGAAAAGAAAGCTCCTGGACAACTGTTTTGGATTAAAAGTGATCCATCCACGCTACAAGCTATAAAAAACACTGGATATGACATCGTAAATATCGGAAATAACCATACACTTGATTATGGGCAAGATGGATTATTAGACACGATTTCTCACGTAGAAAAATTAAAATTCCCTTATATCGGAGCCGGAAAAAATGCAAAAGATGCATATACAGCACGAGAAATGACTGTAAAAGGGAAAAAGTTCAAATTTCTTTCCTTCGTTCGATTTATGCCTGATACGAACTGGGTAGCTGGTAACAATAAACCTGGTGTTGCAAACGGATATGATTTAAATCTCGTAACAAAAACAATTAAAGAGCAAAAACAAGATGCAGACTATTTAATCGTCTATATGCATTGGGGCGTTGAAAAATCAAATCGTCCAGTAGAATACCAAAAACAATATGTACCTAAAATGGTTGAAGCAGGAGCTGACGCGATTGTCGGGAGTCACCCGCATTGGTTACAAGGATTTGAGTATTATAATAAAGTTCCTATCGCTTATTCATTAGGTAACTTTTTATTCCCAAGTTATGTGAGTGGGAAAAGCGCCGAAACTGGCGTATTAACTTTAACTTTTAAAGGAAAGGATGTACAAATGTCATTCAATCCTTACATCATTCGTAACAACCAAGTTTCCCCTGTAAATGAGGAAGAAAAGAAAAAAGCTCTTCAATATTTACAAACAATTTCAACTGATGTAGAAATTGATGCTACAGGGAAAATAAAAAACAAACGAAACTAG
- a CDS encoding acetyl-CoA hydrolase/transferase family protein — MENNLDRIRDQRLKDRVVTPEEAASWIQSGMTLGLSGFTRAGDVKAVPFALVNRVKNDESFKVNVYTGASLGSDVDKLFAEAGILGKRLPFQADATMRKGINNGDFLFVDQHLSHTAELLRADVLDIDFAILEAVAITEDGMIIPTTSIGNSLAFSLNAKSIIIEMNMAQSAQLEGLHDLYEPGKQGERLPIPLVKTDDRIGTIGIQIDPEKVKGIVFTNQLDSPSTIVPPDEETVIMAQHLIEFLREEVKVGRLTNRLAPLQSGIGSVANAVLHGMLDSEFEDLEVYSEVLQDAVFDLMDAGKVNFASCCSITLSEEKMQQVFSNFEKYRDKLMMRPQEISNHPEIIRRLGLISINTALELDIYGNVNSTHVLGTKMMNGIGGSGDFARNARLAIFVTKSIAKGGNISSIVPFISHVDHTEHDVDVIVTEQGYADLRGLAPRERVELIIENCVHPMYRAQLRAYYEEAKTRGGQTPHILEKAFSWHTNYAKNGTMLEAVVETV; from the coding sequence ATGGAGAATAACTTAGATAGAATCAGAGATCAACGTCTAAAAGATCGGGTAGTTACACCTGAGGAAGCAGCTTCCTGGATTCAAAGTGGAATGACTTTAGGCTTAAGTGGGTTTACACGTGCAGGTGATGTAAAAGCAGTCCCATTTGCGCTTGTAAACCGAGTTAAGAATGATGAATCTTTTAAAGTAAATGTTTATACTGGGGCTTCTTTAGGCTCGGATGTAGACAAATTATTTGCTGAGGCAGGAATTTTAGGGAAAAGATTACCTTTCCAAGCTGACGCGACTATGCGAAAAGGAATTAATAACGGAGACTTTTTATTTGTGGATCAACATTTGTCTCATACAGCAGAGTTACTCCGCGCTGACGTTCTGGATATAGATTTCGCTATTTTGGAAGCGGTTGCGATTACAGAGGACGGAATGATTATTCCAACCACTTCAATTGGAAATTCCTTAGCGTTTTCCTTAAATGCTAAGTCTATTATTATTGAAATGAATATGGCTCAATCCGCGCAATTAGAGGGGCTACATGATCTATATGAACCAGGTAAACAAGGAGAGAGGCTGCCAATTCCGCTTGTGAAAACAGATGACCGAATTGGAACAATTGGTATTCAAATTGATCCTGAAAAAGTAAAGGGAATTGTGTTTACGAATCAATTGGATTCGCCATCGACAATTGTTCCTCCGGATGAAGAAACTGTTATTATGGCACAGCATTTAATAGAATTCCTTCGAGAAGAAGTCAAAGTAGGCCGATTAACAAATCGTTTAGCGCCGTTACAATCAGGAATTGGTTCAGTGGCTAATGCAGTATTGCACGGAATGTTAGATTCAGAATTTGAAGATTTAGAAGTATATTCCGAGGTTTTACAAGATGCAGTTTTTGATCTTATGGATGCTGGAAAAGTCAATTTTGCTTCTTGTTGTTCTATCACGCTTTCTGAAGAGAAAATGCAACAAGTATTTTCTAACTTTGAAAAATATCGTGACAAATTAATGATGCGTCCACAAGAGATTTCCAATCATCCTGAAATTATTCGTCGCCTTGGATTAATCTCAATTAATACTGCATTAGAATTAGATATATACGGAAATGTTAACTCTACTCACGTTTTAGGTACAAAAATGATGAATGGTATTGGTGGGTCTGGTGATTTTGCAAGAAATGCTCGCTTAGCTATCTTTGTTACTAAATCGATTGCGAAAGGTGGTAACATTTCAAGCATCGTTCCTTTTATTTCTCATGTAGACCATACTGAACATGATGTAGATGTTATCGTCACTGAACAGGGGTATGCTGACTTAAGGGGACTTGCGCCAAGAGAAAGAGTGGAACTTATTATTGAGAATTGCGTACATCCAATGTATCGTGCCCAGCTACGAGCTTATTACGAAGAAGCAAAAACAAGAGGTGGACAAACTCCTCATATTTTAGAAAAAGCTTTTTCTTGGCATACGAACTATGCTAAAAATGGAACAATGCTTGAAGCGGTAGTAGAAACTGTATAG